The following coding sequences are from one Myxococcales bacterium window:
- a CDS encoding polyphosphate kinase 2 family protein: MARHRPQSYARVVDGRGRFRLSQLDPAETFGLDKDQGKSHIQAIDDEFRELADLLAYAGSHSLLVVIQGRDAAGKDGCVRHLLSVSNVQTVRVTAFKVPSAEELSHDFLWRIHQHAPRKGDLAIFNRSHYEDVLATRVHNLVPRAVWKRRYAHINAFEELLTDAQTILVKFFLHVSKDEQEKRLLERERDPRKFWKLNPSDWVERDLWDEATAAYEDALNLCSSKERPWHVIPADHKWFRNVAVLDTLVKVLRPYRKQWMAELEAIGKKAKQEITRAREASQAKGTTKAREG, from the coding sequence ATGGCGCGCCACAGACCTCAAAGTTACGCCCGGGTGGTCGACGGTCGCGGACGGTTTCGGCTCTCGCAGCTCGATCCCGCCGAAACCTTTGGGCTCGACAAAGACCAGGGCAAATCCCACATCCAGGCGATCGACGACGAGTTTCGCGAGCTGGCCGATCTGTTGGCCTACGCAGGCTCGCACTCCCTGCTGGTGGTCATCCAGGGTCGCGACGCCGCTGGAAAAGACGGCTGCGTCCGCCATCTTTTGTCCGTCTCGAACGTGCAGACCGTCAGGGTGACGGCCTTCAAGGTGCCCTCCGCCGAGGAGCTCTCACACGACTTCCTCTGGCGCATCCACCAACACGCCCCCCGCAAAGGCGATCTGGCAATCTTCAACCGCTCGCACTACGAGGACGTGCTGGCCACACGGGTGCACAACCTGGTTCCACGGGCTGTATGGAAACGACGCTACGCCCACATCAACGCCTTCGAGGAGCTGCTGACCGACGCCCAAACGATTTTGGTGAAGTTTTTCCTACACGTCAGCAAAGACGAACAGGAAAAGCGCCTGCTCGAACGAGAGAGGGATCCCCGCAAGTTCTGGAAACTGAACCCGTCCGACTGGGTGGAGCGGGATCTGTGGGACGAGGCAACGGCCGCCTACGAAGACGCTCTCAACCTGTGCAGCAGCAAGGAGCGTCCCTGGCATGTCATCCCCGCCGACCACAAGTGGTTTCGCAACGTGGCCGTGCTCGACACGTTGGTCAAGGTGCTTCGCCCTTACCGCAAGCAGTGGATGGCCGAACTCGAGGCGATTGGGAAGAAGGCCAAACAGGAGATCACGCGCGCCCGCGAGGCGAGTCAAGCGAAGGGCACGACGAAGGCCCGTGAGGGCTGA
- a CDS encoding TIGR00730 family Rossman fold protein has protein sequence MAADDKNESSLLVSPEPFVAPPASPEGRWGKAGASHEDPELLEGPRRRTAELARVFRIAREFVRGFRALHFVGPCVTVFGSARLKEEHPHYRLAREMGARISRLGFTVMTGGGPGIMEAANRGAKDVGGHSVGCNIKLPMEQEPNPYVDKFVEFRYFFVRKVMLLKYSYAFVVMPGGFGTLDEMFEALTLIQTKKMHEFRVVLMGVDYWAPLIDFIAGPMRTSGMIGPSDVDLLTVTDDPEEAVAAIEACKLANAARIQGKRFRRMRLLGEKP, from the coding sequence ATGGCCGCCGACGACAAGAACGAGTCCTCGTTGCTGGTTTCGCCCGAGCCTTTCGTGGCGCCTCCCGCGTCCCCGGAAGGCCGGTGGGGCAAAGCGGGGGCCTCCCACGAAGATCCCGAGCTCTTGGAAGGCCCGCGCCGGCGCACCGCTGAGCTCGCGCGCGTGTTTCGCATTGCGCGGGAGTTCGTACGCGGCTTTCGGGCGCTGCACTTCGTGGGCCCCTGTGTCACGGTGTTCGGCTCGGCGCGGCTCAAGGAAGAGCATCCCCACTACCGACTGGCCCGGGAGATGGGCGCGCGCATTTCACGGCTGGGTTTCACCGTCATGACGGGAGGTGGGCCCGGCATCATGGAGGCTGCCAATCGGGGCGCCAAGGACGTGGGGGGACACTCGGTGGGCTGCAACATCAAGTTGCCCATGGAGCAGGAGCCCAATCCCTACGTCGATAAATTCGTCGAGTTCAGGTACTTCTTCGTGCGGAAGGTGATGCTGCTCAAGTACAGCTACGCCTTTGTGGTGATGCCAGGGGGCTTTGGCACGCTCGACGAGATGTTCGAGGCGCTGACGCTTATCCAGACGAAGAAGATGCACGAGTTCCGTGTCGTGCTGATGGGCGTGGACTACTGGGCGCCTCTCATCGATTTCATCGCAGGGCCCATGCGCACCTCGGGCATGATTGGCCCCTCCGATGTGGATCTTCTGACCGTCACGGACGATCCCGAGGAGGCGGTGGCCGCCATCGAGGCCTGCAAGCTTGCCAACGCCGCGCGGATCCAGGGCAAGCGCTTTCGCCGCATGCGTCTTCTGGGCGAAAAACCCTGA
- the murI gene encoding glutamate racemase yields MIGVFDSGFGGLTVLRALLARLPGYDYLYLGDSARTPYGIRSHETVTAFTRQAVDFMFHQGCPLVVLACNTASARALRTLQQRHLPAAFPDRRLLGVVRPSAEALAGLPPGALPGVTPPALVEGTVAVLGTKGTIASDSYRLELAKLAPRLHLVQQACPLWVPLVEAGELEGPGTEHFLHQYLDPLFAEAAVRPSRLLLGCTHYPLLQAGIRAIVPPDVELLAQGPIVAERLADWLVRHPEMETRLGRGGTRRYATTDDPAWFAEHAAWIMDSAVHVEKVEIG; encoded by the coding sequence TTGATAGGCGTTTTCGACTCTGGCTTCGGGGGCCTCACCGTGTTGCGGGCGCTGCTCGCGCGGCTCCCGGGCTACGACTACCTCTACCTCGGGGACAGCGCGCGCACCCCCTACGGCATCCGCAGCCACGAGACCGTGACGGCGTTTACCCGCCAGGCCGTGGACTTCATGTTCCACCAGGGCTGCCCCTTGGTGGTGCTTGCCTGCAACACCGCCTCGGCCCGGGCCCTGAGGACCCTGCAGCAGCGCCACCTGCCCGCGGCCTTCCCCGACCGCCGTCTGCTGGGTGTGGTGCGGCCCTCGGCCGAAGCGCTGGCGGGTTTACCCCCGGGCGCCCTTCCCGGCGTGACACCGCCGGCGCTCGTCGAAGGCACGGTGGCCGTGCTGGGCACGAAGGGCACGATCGCCTCCGATTCGTACCGCCTCGAGCTGGCGAAGCTCGCGCCCCGGCTACACCTCGTGCAGCAAGCCTGTCCGCTCTGGGTGCCGTTGGTGGAGGCCGGTGAGCTCGAGGGGCCCGGCACGGAGCATTTTCTCCACCAATACCTGGATCCCCTCTTCGCCGAAGCCGCCGTGCGACCAAGCCGCCTTCTGCTGGGCTGCACCCACTACCCTCTGCTTCAGGCGGGCATCCGCGCCATCGTACCCCCGGATGTCGAGCTGCTCGCACAAGGACCCATCGTGGCTGAACGGCTCGCGGATTGGCTCGTGCGCCACCCGGAGATGGAGACCCGGCTCGGGCGCGGGGGCACGCGGCGCTATGCCACCACCGATGATCCCGCGTGGTTCGCCGAGCACGCTGCCTGGATCATGGACAGCGCCGTGCACGTGGAGAAGGTCGAGATCGGCTAA
- a CDS encoding YhbY family RNA-binding protein, translating into MTTATSTKKQSLMPAGVLRRKLRAAGHNLRPVVQIGKEGTTAAVLKQLDQALFDHELVKVKVGTECPEGRLDVAKALSAQPALSVAQILGRTVLVYRKHPDHPRFE; encoded by the coding sequence ATGACCACCGCCACCAGTACGAAAAAGCAGTCCCTCATGCCCGCCGGCGTTCTGCGCCGCAAGCTTCGGGCCGCCGGTCACAACCTGCGGCCGGTGGTTCAGATCGGCAAGGAAGGCACCACCGCGGCCGTGTTGAAGCAGCTCGACCAGGCGCTGTTCGACCACGAGTTGGTCAAAGTGAAAGTGGGAACGGAGTGTCCTGAAGGGCGCCTGGACGTGGCCAAGGCGCTGTCCGCGCAGCCTGCTCTCAGCGTGGCGCAGATCCTCGGCCGCACGGTGCTCGTTTACCGCAAGCACCCTGACCACCCCCGCTTCGAGTAG
- a CDS encoding nitrite/sulfite reductase: MSSPSQTWKDQLSTQMPEALAREIDVFETQITLRKQGKIEEKLFAETRLRRGVYGQRYDNGQRHDGEKSQELNFPCGALTKGPITVWDAPGMMRIKIPYGKLSARQLEVLAELAEEYSDQILHVTTRQDIQLHFVHIEDTPDLMRRLAAVGITTREACGNSVRNVTACPYAGVCNTQSFDVTPYANALTYFLLGHDDCQDFGRKFKIAFSGCEGESCGLANFHDLGAVATTRTENGTTLRGFRLFVGGGLGSVPQNAQLFDAFLPESELLPTAQAICRVFARLGEKQNRAKARLKFLVKKLGLEEFKRLVLEERDKLRPDERWTAFLSDLHVTDEAPLRPGSPVPSGADASFSAWQRTNVRPQAQEGYGAVTITLPLGDFTSDQARALADLMRKYTGDSLRCTADQNLVMRWVPNGDLPALRADLQAIGLGTGGAGTITDICSCPGTDTCKLGISSSRSLSSELSRQLKEMGDELPEAARGLHIKASGCFNSCGQHHVADLGFLGVSRNVGGRRVPHFQLVVGGQWENNGGSYGMAIGAIPSKRVPDAVKRIVGKFVNERQGEETFHTYINRVGKKEIRAIVDELQVIPPFEVDPSFYSDWGDPRVYTIGDMGVGECAGEIVPFVEMGLAGAEREVFEAQELLEKNDVAGAAKRAYGAMLQAARALTKDRNQNLGDDPAEIVAEFKTHFFDTKLFFDQFAGPKFANFLFKTHDEGGKAESKEAAHQLVDEAQLFVDAAHQCYARLGSSLSTPVQA; this comes from the coding sequence ATGTCATCACCATCCCAGACCTGGAAAGATCAACTCAGCACGCAGATGCCCGAAGCGCTCGCGCGTGAAATCGACGTGTTCGAGACCCAGATCACCCTACGCAAGCAGGGTAAGATCGAGGAGAAGCTGTTCGCGGAGACCCGTCTGCGCCGCGGCGTTTACGGCCAGCGCTACGACAACGGCCAGCGACACGACGGCGAAAAATCGCAAGAGCTGAACTTCCCGTGTGGTGCCCTCACGAAGGGCCCGATCACGGTCTGGGACGCGCCCGGCATGATGCGCATCAAGATTCCCTACGGGAAACTGAGCGCGCGGCAGCTCGAGGTGCTGGCCGAGCTGGCCGAAGAGTACTCCGACCAGATCCTGCACGTCACCACCCGGCAGGACATCCAGCTTCACTTCGTGCACATCGAGGACACACCCGACCTCATGCGCCGCCTGGCCGCCGTGGGCATCACCACGCGTGAGGCCTGTGGCAACAGCGTCCGCAACGTAACGGCCTGCCCTTACGCGGGGGTCTGCAACACGCAGTCCTTCGACGTGACCCCGTACGCCAACGCCCTGACGTACTTCCTGCTCGGCCACGACGATTGCCAGGACTTTGGCCGTAAGTTCAAGATCGCGTTTTCGGGCTGCGAGGGCGAATCCTGCGGCCTCGCGAACTTCCACGACCTGGGCGCCGTGGCCACCACGCGCACCGAGAACGGAACCACCCTGCGGGGCTTTCGGCTCTTCGTGGGCGGCGGCCTCGGCTCCGTCCCGCAAAACGCGCAGCTCTTCGATGCGTTTTTGCCCGAGTCCGAGCTTTTGCCCACGGCCCAGGCGATTTGCCGGGTGTTTGCACGCCTCGGCGAGAAGCAGAACCGCGCCAAGGCGCGCCTCAAGTTCCTGGTCAAAAAGCTGGGGCTCGAAGAGTTCAAGCGCCTGGTGTTGGAAGAGCGTGACAAGCTACGGCCCGACGAGCGCTGGACCGCGTTCCTCTCGGACTTGCACGTCACTGACGAGGCGCCGCTACGTCCCGGCAGCCCGGTGCCCTCCGGCGCCGACGCAAGCTTTTCGGCCTGGCAGCGCACGAACGTGCGCCCGCAGGCTCAGGAAGGCTATGGGGCGGTCACCATCACGCTGCCGCTCGGTGACTTCACCTCCGACCAGGCACGCGCGCTCGCCGATCTCATGCGCAAGTACACGGGCGACAGCCTGCGGTGCACGGCGGATCAGAACCTGGTCATGCGCTGGGTGCCCAACGGCGATCTGCCCGCGTTGCGCGCGGACCTCCAGGCCATAGGCCTCGGCACCGGCGGCGCCGGCACGATCACCGACATTTGCTCGTGCCCCGGTACGGACACCTGCAAGCTGGGCATCTCGTCGTCGCGTTCGCTTTCCTCCGAGCTTTCGCGCCAGCTCAAAGAGATGGGCGACGAGCTGCCGGAAGCCGCGCGCGGCCTACACATCAAGGCGAGCGGCTGCTTCAACTCGTGCGGACAGCACCACGTGGCCGACCTGGGCTTCCTGGGCGTGAGCCGCAACGTGGGTGGCCGTCGCGTACCTCACTTCCAGCTGGTCGTGGGCGGCCAGTGGGAGAACAACGGCGGTTCATACGGCATGGCCATCGGGGCCATTCCCTCGAAGCGTGTGCCCGACGCGGTCAAGCGCATCGTGGGCAAGTTCGTGAACGAACGCCAGGGTGAGGAGACCTTCCACACGTACATCAACCGGGTCGGCAAGAAGGAAATCCGTGCCATCGTCGACGAGCTGCAGGTGATCCCGCCCTTCGAGGTCGACCCCAGCTTCTACAGCGACTGGGGCGATCCGCGGGTGTACACGATCGGCGACATGGGTGTGGGCGAGTGTGCCGGCGAGATCGTGCCCTTCGTCGAGATGGGCCTGGCCGGTGCCGAGCGCGAGGTCTTCGAGGCACAGGAGCTGCTCGAGAAGAACGACGTGGCTGGAGCGGCCAAGCGGGCGTACGGCGCCATGCTCCAGGCCGCGCGCGCCCTCACGAAGGATCGCAACCAAAACCTGGGAGACGACCCGGCCGAGATCGTGGCCGAATTCAAGACGCACTTCTTCGACACGAAGCTGTTCTTCGACCAATTCGCAGGCCCGAAGTTTGCCAACTTCCTGTTCAAGACGCACGACGAGGGGGGCAAGGCCGAGTCGAAAGAGGCGGCCCACCAGCTGGTGGACGAGGCGCAGCTCTTCGTGGATGCGGCTCACCAGTGCTACGCGCGGCTGGGCTCGTCGCTGTCAACCCCGGTGCAGGCCTGA
- a CDS encoding helicase — protein sequence MLEHGTGMMGFPLRLLAREVYDRVARSCGAEAVALITGEERRVPAAPRYWVCTVEAMPRHPVDFLAVDEVQLAAHVERGHVFTERLLHWRGRQETWFLGADTIRPVLERLVPHARVERRARLSRLDGRGQLPLGQLPPRTAVVAFSAARVYELAERLKLKRGGAAVVLGALSPRTRNAQVAMYQAGEVDFLVATDAIGMGLNMNVDCVAFADLKKFDGRQSRALEPAELAQIAGRAGRNRNDGQFCTLAPLSPLPLSTTRAIEQHDFPPLERLFWRTEALDFSSAEALLRGLGTRPFDPCLQLADHAEDQQALERLVRRGDVQALARGAERVELLWQVCQIPDFRKLLLDDHFELLASIYVQLCQRHRLDTTWVQRQVERLDDVSGELDMLLVRMAAVRTWTFITHRTTWLDDALGWQERTLAIEDRLSEALHEQLVSRFVDVRSRRRSPRAAGPAPAAQPLLRTDGPRTARSFAELATFQASPEAPNKVALREASAWDAAPDERFALTDTGHILDRAQPGADLARLGIGPELQRPEIVLLGTPAAHAAHALKRRLSAWLKTHLGTHLPHLEPEAASSPALRAVLYGLRRSLGSVPADVVEAPWDELADIEKQDLAARGIVYTPAAVFVVHAMTPLALATRWALLAPHWPWPRPPRPSPERRVVPARSAGGPALLWQAAGYVWLEGTFVRADWLAASWARTDPDTPDTKLARWLHCRPAVARRIKARWLHARAP from the coding sequence ATGCTCGAGCACGGCACGGGCATGATGGGCTTTCCTCTGCGCCTGCTGGCCCGCGAGGTCTACGACCGCGTGGCCCGGAGCTGCGGGGCGGAGGCGGTGGCGCTCATCACGGGCGAGGAGCGACGGGTCCCCGCGGCCCCCCGGTACTGGGTGTGTACGGTGGAGGCCATGCCCAGGCACCCCGTGGATTTCCTGGCGGTGGACGAGGTACAGCTGGCCGCTCACGTCGAGCGTGGGCACGTGTTCACCGAACGACTCCTGCACTGGCGGGGACGGCAGGAGACCTGGTTTTTGGGGGCCGACACCATCCGCCCCGTGCTCGAAAGGCTGGTGCCCCACGCCCGCGTGGAGCGCCGTGCCCGCCTCTCGCGCCTGGACGGACGGGGGCAACTGCCGCTCGGGCAGCTTCCTCCCCGCACGGCCGTGGTCGCCTTTTCGGCGGCCCGGGTCTACGAGCTGGCGGAGCGCCTCAAGCTCAAGCGAGGCGGTGCGGCCGTGGTGCTGGGGGCGCTGTCTCCCCGCACCCGCAACGCCCAGGTGGCGATGTACCAGGCGGGCGAGGTGGATTTTCTGGTGGCCACCGACGCCATCGGCATGGGCCTCAACATGAACGTCGACTGCGTGGCCTTCGCGGACCTCAAGAAGTTCGATGGCCGCCAAAGCCGGGCCCTCGAACCTGCGGAGCTGGCCCAGATCGCGGGCCGGGCGGGGCGCAACCGCAACGACGGGCAGTTTTGCACCCTGGCCCCGCTGTCGCCCCTGCCCTTGTCGACCACCCGGGCGATCGAGCAGCACGACTTTCCGCCCCTCGAGCGCCTCTTCTGGCGCACCGAAGCGCTCGACTTCAGCAGCGCCGAGGCGCTTTTGCGAGGCCTCGGCACCCGGCCCTTCGATCCCTGCCTTCAGCTGGCCGACCACGCCGAAGATCAACAGGCGCTCGAGCGGCTCGTGCGGCGGGGGGACGTGCAGGCGCTCGCACGCGGCGCGGAGCGTGTGGAGCTGCTTTGGCAAGTCTGCCAGATCCCGGACTTCCGCAAGCTGCTGCTGGATGATCACTTCGAGCTCTTGGCGTCGATCTACGTGCAGCTGTGCCAGCGGCATCGCCTCGACACCACGTGGGTGCAGCGCCAGGTGGAGCGGCTCGACGACGTGAGCGGTGAGCTCGACATGTTGCTGGTCCGCATGGCCGCCGTGCGCACCTGGACGTTCATCACGCACAGGACCACCTGGCTCGATGACGCCCTGGGGTGGCAAGAGCGCACCTTGGCCATCGAGGACCGCCTGAGCGAGGCTTTGCATGAGCAGCTGGTGAGCCGTTTCGTCGACGTGCGCAGCCGCAGGCGCTCCCCGCGCGCAGCAGGCCCTGCGCCCGCGGCCCAGCCCTTGTTGCGCACGGATGGCCCCCGCACCGCCCGCTCGTTCGCGGAGCTTGCCACCTTCCAGGCATCGCCCGAGGCGCCCAACAAAGTGGCCCTGCGCGAAGCCTCAGCCTGGGACGCTGCCCCGGACGAGCGCTTTGCGCTCACGGACACCGGACACATTCTCGATCGTGCACAGCCCGGAGCGGACCTGGCACGGCTCGGCATCGGCCCGGAGCTCCAGCGGCCCGAGATCGTGCTGCTGGGCACGCCGGCGGCCCACGCCGCCCACGCCCTGAAGCGGCGCCTCAGCGCGTGGCTCAAGACCCATCTCGGCACGCACCTGCCGCACCTCGAGCCCGAGGCCGCGTCGTCGCCGGCGCTGCGGGCGGTGCTCTACGGGCTCCGTCGCAGTTTGGGCTCGGTGCCTGCCGATGTCGTCGAAGCCCCCTGGGATGAGCTCGCCGACATCGAAAAGCAAGACCTTGCCGCACGCGGCATCGTGTACACGCCCGCCGCCGTGTTCGTGGTGCACGCCATGACGCCCCTTGCGCTCGCCACCCGATGGGCGCTCTTGGCTCCCCACTGGCCCTGGCCCCGTCCTCCGCGCCCGTCCCCCGAGCGACGCGTGGTCCCTGCCCGCAGCGCCGGGGGCCCCGCCCTCCTGTGGCAAGCCGCCGGCTACGTGTGGCTCGAGGGCACCTTCGTGCGCGCCGACTGGCTGGCGGCATCGTGGGCACGCACGGACCCCGACACGCCCGATACGAAACTCGCGCGCTGGCTGCACTGCCGCCCCGCGGTTGCCCGGCGCATCAAGGCCCGCTGGCTGCACGCCCGTGCCCCGTGA
- the pssA gene encoding CDP-diacylglycerol--serine O-phosphatidyltransferase, producing MIRSFHLADFFTLANAFCGMGAVFAAMSAMEAGSARGLLAAAAFIPLAFVFDALDGNIARWRRKHSAMGRELDSLADVISFGVAPAALAYASGMRGLWDCMVLTYFVGCGVSRLARFNVTAEQLSDGGNKVKFFEGTPIPTSIVLVGVLAFAAWAERVNEALYFGAFAIGPGTLHPLVMLFAVSGSLMISTIKIPKP from the coding sequence ATGATCCGCTCGTTTCACCTGGCGGACTTTTTCACCCTGGCCAATGCCTTCTGTGGCATGGGCGCCGTGTTCGCGGCCATGTCGGCCATGGAGGCGGGCTCGGCCCGGGGCCTCCTTGCGGCGGCGGCGTTCATTCCGCTGGCCTTCGTGTTCGACGCGCTCGACGGCAACATCGCCCGCTGGCGCCGGAAGCACTCGGCCATGGGACGCGAGCTGGACTCGCTCGCCGACGTGATCTCGTTCGGCGTCGCCCCGGCGGCGCTTGCGTACGCCAGTGGCATGCGTGGCTTGTGGGATTGCATGGTGCTCACATACTTCGTGGGCTGCGGCGTGAGCCGGTTGGCCCGCTTCAACGTCACCGCGGAGCAGCTGTCCGATGGCGGCAACAAGGTCAAGTTCTTCGAGGGCACCCCCATTCCCACCAGCATCGTGCTGGTCGGGGTCCTGGCCTTTGCGGCCTGGGCCGAGCGTGTGAACGAGGCGCTCTACTTCGGCGCCTTCGCGATCGGGCCGGGAACCTTACATCCCCTCGTGATGCTCTTCGCCGTTTCGGGGTCGCTCATGATCAGCACCATCAAGATCCCGAAGCCTTGA
- a CDS encoding serine hydrolase, whose amino-acid sequence MSAALPLSPEALRRRRSLRSLVVILILGVVGTLILVFRAKLRGPSDPDAFLEALPPLRDDVALVAFTVGPEGKPVPGEGVVRHNADQMFPLAAVSRIPVLLAYARAVDEGRVTADEAVTVSEWERHYLPGTDGGAHGKALRAFDLKLAQGGFALEPRKTVTLDQLATAMITHGDHAAGDYLIGRLGEGFVDAVVRDAGLQHHDPVLPNAALFLLASTAGDEAGARALLAKGRPAVAQAARTAWQAFLRDEAGTPAQRTWLDKHPTPEAGVQSLWSDQAMTQGAAGEYADLLARVAVGAWGTPKQGEIVRRHLGWPLALEGNAELFTALGSKGGTLVSIMTEAMYAVPKQGDFQGKTRVVVFFQRRMPSLRWFALVRSFIHQHFMLKLAVDRAFFEATDTQLRSAPSP is encoded by the coding sequence ATGTCAGCCGCCCTGCCGCTGTCCCCCGAAGCCCTGCGCCGCCGCCGCAGCCTGCGTTCGCTGGTGGTGATCCTGATCTTGGGCGTGGTGGGCACCCTCATCCTGGTGTTCCGCGCCAAACTGCGAGGCCCCTCCGATCCGGATGCGTTCCTCGAGGCGCTGCCGCCCCTGCGTGACGACGTGGCCCTGGTGGCCTTTACCGTGGGGCCCGAGGGCAAGCCCGTGCCCGGCGAGGGCGTGGTTCGGCACAACGCCGACCAGATGTTCCCGCTGGCGGCCGTGTCCCGCATCCCCGTGCTGCTGGCCTACGCGCGGGCGGTCGACGAAGGGCGCGTGACAGCCGACGAGGCTGTGACGGTCTCGGAGTGGGAGCGACACTACCTTCCGGGCACCGATGGCGGTGCGCATGGCAAGGCGTTGCGCGCGTTCGACCTCAAGCTCGCGCAGGGGGGCTTTGCCCTCGAGCCTCGCAAGACCGTCACGCTGGACCAGCTGGCCACCGCGATGATCACCCACGGCGACCATGCCGCAGGCGATTACTTGATAGGCCGTCTCGGCGAAGGCTTCGTCGACGCCGTGGTGCGGGACGCGGGCCTGCAACATCACGATCCCGTGTTGCCGAACGCTGCGCTCTTCCTTCTTGCGTCCACGGCCGGTGACGAGGCGGGGGCCCGCGCGCTGCTGGCGAAAGGCCGCCCCGCGGTGGCACAAGCCGCCCGCACCGCGTGGCAGGCGTTCTTGCGCGACGAGGCCGGTACCCCCGCTCAACGAACGTGGCTCGACAAACACCCGACGCCCGAAGCCGGTGTTCAATCGTTGTGGTCCGATCAAGCGATGACTCAAGGGGCGGCGGGGGAATACGCGGACCTCTTGGCGCGCGTGGCCGTCGGGGCCTGGGGCACACCGAAGCAAGGGGAGATCGTGCGCCGCCACCTGGGCTGGCCACTCGCGCTCGAAGGCAACGCCGAGCTGTTCACCGCGCTCGGCAGCAAGGGCGGCACGCTCGTCAGCATCATGACCGAGGCGATGTACGCGGTGCCGAAGCAAGGTGATTTCCAGGGCAAAACGCGCGTGGTGGTGTTCTTCCAACGCCGCATGCCTTCCCTGCGTTGGTTCGCTCTCGTGCGCAGCTTCATCCATCAGCATTTCATGTTGAAGCTCGCCGTGGATCGCGCGTTCTTCGAGGCCACCGACACCCAGCTTAGAAGCGCGCCTTCGCCCTGA
- a CDS encoding 6-carboxytetrahydropterin synthase — MYRVTSGIHIHFGHHVRGHAGPCISLHGHTWLFQVTLESQDLDKQGFVADFDILFDRVLTPCHQLLDHSLALGQKSFSELEPVLGPVGEKLVASRLEISGTLGTRQPALEGELAGARNVWPGGIKLAVFPFTPTSERLAEWLYHATKESMSDERVRVAQTRVYETLHPVESYAEYLPPR; from the coding sequence ATGTATCGCGTCACGAGCGGAATTCACATTCACTTTGGGCATCACGTGCGCGGGCACGCAGGGCCTTGCATCTCCCTTCACGGGCACACCTGGCTGTTCCAGGTCACGCTCGAGTCGCAGGATCTCGACAAGCAGGGCTTCGTCGCAGACTTTGACATCCTGTTCGACCGGGTGCTCACGCCTTGTCATCAGCTGCTCGATCATTCTTTGGCGCTCGGCCAAAAGAGCTTCTCGGAGCTCGAGCCGGTTTTGGGGCCCGTGGGAGAAAAGCTCGTGGCCTCACGGCTCGAGATCAGCGGCACACTCGGTACACGCCAACCCGCACTGGAAGGCGAGCTGGCGGGTGCGCGCAACGTGTGGCCTGGTGGCATCAAGTTGGCGGTGTTTCCTTTCACCCCTACCTCCGAGCGCTTGGCGGAGTGGCTCTACCACGCCACGAAGGAAAGCATGTCCGACGAGCGCGTGCGCGTGGCACAGACCCGCGTCTACGAGACCTTGCACCCGGTCGAAAGCTACGCCGAGTACCTGCCTCCCCGGTAG
- a CDS encoding DUF481 domain-containing protein has protein sequence MWPLPLPTVRRFVPACALTFALSLLAMRTPPACAQVNTESLRLNKARSGLGGLADAAFALKKGNVDFLSLEASGRVEYTQGRHSPFLHGTLALAERNGQRFIYNGFAHARWTAMWWPRLGTEVFSQIQFNRFWRLQQRALWGAGLRVWAVHAERFELFVATGYMLERELLQGSAVDLAPHPKDALNHRSTSYATARYNLKDDVFVTNTVFFQPRFAAPSDFRLLDEAALEVALTEALSLVVAVSVLHDSQPPPGVEKTDLNLQNKLRARF, from the coding sequence ATGTGGCCCCTCCCTCTGCCCACGGTGCGACGTTTTGTACCGGCCTGCGCTTTGACTTTCGCCTTGTCCTTGCTGGCAATGCGCACGCCCCCCGCGTGCGCCCAGGTCAACACCGAGAGCCTGCGGCTCAACAAGGCGCGCAGCGGCCTTGGGGGACTTGCCGATGCCGCATTTGCCCTGAAGAAGGGCAACGTCGACTTTCTCAGCCTCGAGGCCTCGGGGCGCGTGGAGTACACGCAGGGGCGTCATTCTCCCTTCCTCCATGGCACCTTGGCGCTGGCCGAGCGCAATGGACAGCGTTTCATCTACAACGGGTTCGCCCACGCCCGTTGGACGGCCATGTGGTGGCCGCGACTCGGCACGGAAGTGTTCTCACAAATCCAGTTCAACCGGTTTTGGCGCTTGCAACAGCGGGCCTTGTGGGGGGCTGGCCTGCGGGTGTGGGCGGTTCACGCCGAGCGCTTCGAGCTGTTCGTCGCCACCGGCTACATGCTCGAGCGGGAGCTCCTGCAGGGCTCCGCCGTCGACCTGGCGCCGCACCCCAAGGACGCCCTGAACCACCGCTCCACGTCGTACGCCACCGCGCGCTACAATCTGAAAGACGACGTGTTCGTGACGAACACGGTGTTCTTTCAGCCCCGTTTTGCCGCACCCAGTGACTTTCGTTTGCTGGACGAAGCGGCGCTCGAGGTGGCCTTGACCGAGGCGCTGTCGCTGGTGGTGGCCGTGTCCGTGCTTCACGACAGCCAGCCCCCCCCCGGGGTCGAAAAAACCGATTTGAACCTACAGAACAAGCTGCGTGCGCGTTTTTGA